The Achromobacter pestifer genome includes a region encoding these proteins:
- a CDS encoding SDR family NAD(P)-dependent oxidoreductase — translation MGTLEGKVALVSGAGRGIGQEIALKLAREGASVVVNDLDAGPAEETVALIRKAGGQAQACAGSVIEAGFAERFVGMAVNTYGGLDIIVNNAGYTWDNVIQKMTDEQWDAILAVHLSAPFRILRAASGFIRVAAKAEAEQGKEVFRKVVNISSTSGVMGNAGQANYSAAKAGINGLTRALAKEWGRYKVNVNSVAFGLIKTRLTEASADGDATLDIEGRQIKVGVNPQVLKNAESLIPIGRAGTPAEAAGAVYLFCLPESNYVSGQVLVVGGGRP, via the coding sequence ATGGGCACATTGGAAGGCAAGGTGGCGCTGGTCTCGGGCGCGGGACGCGGCATCGGGCAGGAGATCGCGCTGAAGCTGGCGCGTGAAGGCGCCAGCGTGGTGGTGAACGACCTGGACGCGGGGCCGGCGGAAGAAACTGTCGCGCTGATCCGCAAGGCCGGCGGCCAGGCCCAGGCTTGCGCCGGCAGCGTGATCGAAGCGGGCTTCGCCGAACGTTTCGTCGGCATGGCCGTGAACACCTACGGCGGCCTGGACATCATCGTCAACAACGCCGGCTACACCTGGGACAACGTGATCCAGAAGATGACGGACGAACAATGGGACGCGATCCTGGCGGTGCACCTGTCCGCGCCGTTCCGCATCCTGCGCGCCGCGTCCGGCTTCATCCGCGTGGCGGCCAAGGCCGAAGCGGAGCAGGGCAAGGAAGTGTTCCGCAAGGTCGTGAATATCTCCTCCACTTCCGGCGTCATGGGCAATGCGGGCCAGGCGAACTACTCCGCCGCCAAGGCTGGCATCAATGGCCTGACGCGCGCCTTGGCCAAGGAATGGGGCCGCTACAAGGTCAACGTCAACAGCGTGGCCTTCGGGCTGATCAAGACGCGCCTGACCGAAGCGTCCGCCGACGGCGATGCCACGCTGGACATCGAAGGCCGGCAGATCAAGGTGGGGGTCAATCCGCAGGTCCTGAAGAACGCCGAAAGCCTGATCCCCATAGGCCGCGCCGGCACGCCGGCGGAAGCCGCGGGCGCGGTGTACCTGTTCTGCCTGCCCGAATCCAACTACGTCAGCGGCCAGGTCCTGGTCGTGGGCGGCGGCCGTCCTTGA
- a CDS encoding MaoC family dehydratase yields the protein MTTAMNRDAKAGDELPGFTAGPVSRLGLALYCGASGDHNPIHVDLDFARAAGMDDVFAHGMLSGAYLARLLTNWAPQSALREYALRFVAITHVGDEVRCSGSVVERFHANGETRVRVELHARSQTGELRLSGVAVLAVQ from the coding sequence ATGACTACGGCAATGAATCGCGACGCCAAGGCCGGCGACGAGCTGCCCGGCTTTACCGCCGGGCCGGTCAGCCGGCTGGGGTTGGCGCTGTACTGCGGTGCCTCGGGCGACCACAACCCGATACACGTGGACCTGGATTTCGCCCGCGCCGCGGGCATGGACGACGTATTCGCCCACGGCATGCTGTCGGGTGCCTATCTGGCCCGCCTGCTGACGAACTGGGCGCCGCAATCGGCGCTGCGCGAGTACGCCCTGCGCTTCGTGGCGATCACGCACGTGGGCGACGAGGTTCGTTGTTCCGGCAGCGTAGTGGAACGCTTTCACGCAAACGGAGAAACCCGGGTGCGGGTGGAACTGCATGCACGCAGCCAGACCGGAGAACTGCGCCTGAGCGGCGTGGCGGTGCTGGCGGTTCAGTAA
- a CDS encoding MaoC family dehydratase N-terminal domain-containing protein, producing the protein MLDTSHIGAALPAFNATVEAGRLRFFAKATGQDDPVYTDEAAARAAGHPGLPVPPTFFFCLEMDSPRPAAMRELLGIDIARVLHGEQGFVYHAMAHAGDELRFEPRIADIYAKKGGALEFVVRETRVTDAAGRLVAELRATTVVRNA; encoded by the coding sequence ATGCTGGACACCAGCCATATCGGCGCCGCCTTGCCGGCGTTCAACGCGACCGTGGAGGCAGGCCGCCTGCGCTTCTTCGCCAAGGCCACCGGCCAGGACGACCCGGTCTACACCGACGAGGCCGCCGCGCGCGCAGCCGGACACCCTGGACTGCCGGTGCCGCCGACCTTCTTCTTCTGCCTGGAGATGGACAGCCCGCGGCCCGCTGCCATGCGTGAACTGCTGGGCATCGACATTGCGCGGGTGCTGCACGGCGAACAGGGCTTCGTCTATCACGCCATGGCGCATGCAGGCGACGAATTGCGTTTCGAACCGCGCATCGCCGACATCTACGCCAAGAAGGGCGGCGCCTTGGAGTTCGTGGTGCGCGAAACCCGGGTGACCGACGCCGCCGGGCGCCTGGTCGCCGAACTGCGCGCGACCACCGTCGTGCGCAATGCCTGA